A genomic stretch from Falco cherrug isolate bFalChe1 chromosome 1, bFalChe1.pri, whole genome shotgun sequence includes:
- the POU4F2 gene encoding POU domain, class 4, transcription factor 2: MMMSLSSKQPFGLPHGGGGGGGGLHETKYSALHTASPCPSAGAAAPAASSPSSTGTGGSAGRGSGSGSGPGSGGSGSGSGSGPGGGGAEAMRRACLPAPPSNIFGGLDESLLARAEALAAVDIVSPSKSHHHHPPHHSPFKPDATYHTMNTIPCTSAASSSSVPISHPSALSGTHHHHHHHHHHHHQPHQALEGELLEHLTPGLALGAMAAPDGAVVSTPGHAPHMAGMNPMHPAALGMAHAHGLPAHMGCMSDVDADPRDLEAFAERFKQRRIKLGVTQADVGSALANLKIPGVGSLSQSTICRFESLTLSHNNMIALKPILQAWLEEAEKSHREKLAKPELFSGAEKKRKRTSIAAPEKRSLEAYFALQPRPSSEKIAAIAEKLDLKKNVVRVWFCNQRQKQKRMKYSAGI; encoded by the exons ATGATGATGTCCCTCAGCAGCAAGCAGCCTTTCGGCCTCCCccacggcggcggcggcggtggcggcggcctCCACGAAACCAAGTACTCGGCCCTGCACACCGCCTCGCCCTGCCCCTccgccggcgccgccgcccccgccgccagctcccccagcagcaccggCACCGGCGGCTCCGCCGGACGCGGCTCCGGCTCCGGCTCCggccccggcagcggcggcTCCGGCTCCGGCTCGGGCtccggccccggcggcggcggcgcggaggCGATGCGGCGGGCCTGCCTGCCCGCCCCTCCG AGCAATATATTCGGCGGTCTGGACGAGAGCCTGCTGGCCCGCGCCGAAGCCCTGGCAGCGGTGGACATCGTCTCCCCGAGCAagagccaccaccaccacccgcCGCACCACAGCCCCTTCAAGCCGGACGCCACCTACCACACCATGAACACCATCCCCTGCACCTcggccgcctcctcctcctcggtGCCCATCTCCCACCCGTCCGCCCTGTCGggcacccaccaccaccatcaccaccaccaccaccaccaccaccagccccatCAGGCGCTGGAGGGGGAACTCTTGGAGCACCTGACGCCGGGGCTGGCGCTGGGGGCCATGGCTGCCCCCGACGGCGCCGTCGTTTCCACGCCGGGCCACGCTCCCCACATGGCCGGCATGAACCCCATGCACCCGGCGGCGCTGGGCATGGCCCACGCCCACGGGCTGCCGGCCCACATGGGCTGCATGAGCGACGTGGACGCCGACCCCCGCGACCTGGAGGCCTTCGCCGAGCGCTTCAAGCAGCGCCGCATCAAGCTGGGGGTCACCCAGGCAGACGTGGGCTCGGCGCTGGCCAACCTGAAGATCCCGGGGGTGGGCTCCCTCAGCCAAAGCACCATCTGCCGCTTCGAGTCCCTCACCCTCTCCCACAACAACATGATCGCCCTCAAACCCATCCTGCAGGCCTGGCTGGAGGAGGCGGAGAAGTCCCACCGCGAGAAGCTGGCCAAGCCCGAGCTCTTCAGCGGCGCGGAGAAGAAGCGCAAGCGGACCTCCATCGCCGCCCCCGAGAAGCGCTCGCTGGAAGCCTACTTCGCCCTCCAGCCCCGGCCCTCCTCCGAGAAGATCGCCGCCATCGCCGAGAAGCTGGACCTCAAGAAGAACGTGGTCCGCGTCTGGTTCTGCAACCAGCGCCAGAAGCAGAAGCGCATGAAGTACTCGGCTGGCATCTGA